The genomic window GCAATCTTGGGCTGCCAGCAAACTAACTCTGTAATGTAATCCGAGAGATTGCAAAATTTTTTCGGCTGTTTTTATCATACGAACTAATTCTTCATTTGAATCTTCCGGTTTACATATCGAATAAATTTCAACTTTTTCAAATTGATGAATTCTAATTAACCCTCTTTCAGTTGAACCATATCCACCGGCTTCACGTCTGAAGCAACTTGTCCAAGCAACATATCGCTTTGGTAAATCACTTACATTCAATATTTGGTTGGCGTGAACATTTGTTAAACTTACCTCTGCTGTAGGGATCAAGCAAAGATCGTCCTGCATTTTATAAAAGTCACCCTCAAATTTTGGTAAATTGCTTGAATTTACAAGTGCTTGTTCTTTTACCAAGTATGGAGGAATAACCGGTTCAAAACCATGGGCATAGTTATTTTTAAGCATTAAATTCGTTAATGCATAAATCATTTTTACTGAATCTTTTTTATAAAAAATAAAATTTGATCCGGACATTGCAGTTGCTGCATCAAAATCAAACCAATCTAATTTTTCATTAAGTTCAACGTGATTTTTAGGTTTAAAATCAAATATTTTTTTTGATCCAAATTCCCAAGCCGTTTGATTGGATTCTTTATTTCCAGCCGGAATATCTTCTTGAGGTATATTTGGACAAGAAAGTGCCAATTTTTTGAACTCTTTTTCAATATCAATAAGATCAACTTCTTTTTGCTTTAACTTACTGCCAATTTCTATAGATTTTTCACGAATCT from Candidatus Dependentiae bacterium includes these protein-coding regions:
- the serS gene encoding serine--tRNA ligase, whose protein sequence is MIDLNLLRTNTEKIKSLILKKEPKFDIEKLIELDKSVRLVNAEIENLRKEKNELAAKGKQGVTQEIREKSIEIGSKLKQKEVDLIDIEKEFKKLALSCPNIPQEDIPAGNKESNQTAWEFGSKKIFDFKPKNHVELNEKLDWFDFDAATAMSGSNFIFYKKDSVKMIYALTNLMLKNNYAHGFEPVIPPYLVKEQALVNSSNLPKFEGDFYKMQDDLCLIPTAEVSLTNVHANQILNVSDLPKRYVAWTSCFRREAGGYGSTERGLIRIHQFEKVEIYSICKPEDSNEELVRMIKTAEKILQSLGLHYRVSLLAAQDCSFASSKTYDIEVWLPGQNQYYEVSSCSNCTDFQSRRAQIRFRKNADSKPELVHTLNSSALAIPRLMVAIIETYQQEDGSIKFPKVLQDAMDNLW